One stretch of Carassius carassius chromosome 18, fCarCar2.1, whole genome shotgun sequence DNA includes these proteins:
- the LOC132092362 gene encoding apolipoprotein B-100-like: MGDTKLCLLLLLSGIFLTNAQDEELPCLLARRYKSFHKYEYTYETESLNAMNGETNGPKARCKVEIEVPHTCSYIVRTTECALSEVIDVDTEGNPLFGPSAGADAFKAAMEKNPLKFTVEGNDDIKLFPEDDEPVNILNIKRGLISALAVPLLEEERNRRMPTIYGMCKTGYTVNARENIATQVTLNRDLSKCDNFRPIKDHTSPLAFITGQHYPLAQLITSSQTCNYKFDNAQKHMTFASCTENHMLVPFSYKVQYGVTNVGKQVLTLVGVSVHNDRIFEHDEANMKTLHLDGSIDSVHPIEDKEVMLSVLRELDGLSETNNGHNRAYLAHKLIATIRKMNADSLSTALPEALEISRSLVYQALFQCGTPECTTAILQVLRTFDRSSVEIDAAAYAMGMVPNPSRSLVMEMLKVAKFKDSKPIYYALSNAVRRLYEAEGRVTPEIQGVANYALEQISDCTGDQEHMYLALRVIGNMASAVGAASPALKSAIIQCINQPAASPEVQQAAVQAFRLTSVPDEGREVLMKVIFDSAAPIQKRVAAYLIVMKDPQPSELAQLVAALPKNCQAMSFVNSHFINILSSTASETKELREKILNTLQGNKIRNSTDPTKYSRNYKIGSLEGNVIFESEELLPNEVILEMTLNAFGYDIDMFEIGLNGKGLEPTVDALIGIDGFFHDTMQKTINYAADKVPRGNDIMQSMFPTLWDNIKMQQAPQSIVKEIMNNVNKLIQKLKVQDNPEAMIYLRLLGAEIGYLNTKDMEDMAYSATLLTNRLLNMFPVDFIRNLYSSVNNNLFLHYVFMDNEFYLPTGTGIPFRLALSGTFAPGVKGGLKIAPDMSEMAFMPSVGVEFVTEVGALLPDYVESGLEMHTNIYHESGLKVRVAVTKKQLKLTFPTPQAPSKLISVT; encoded by the exons ATGCTCAAGATGAGGAATTACCATGCCTTT TGGCCAGAAGATACAAGAGCTTTCACAAGTATGAATACACCTACGAAACAGAGTCTCTAAATGCCATGAATGGAGAAACCAATGGCCCCAAAGCAAGATGCAAG gttGAAATTGAGGTCCCACACACATGCAGCTATATTGTGCGCACAACGGAGTGCGCGTTGAGTGAGGTGATCGATGTTGATACAGAAGGAAATCCTCTCTTTGGGCCGTCTGCTGGTGCAGATGCTTTCAAGGCTGCCATGGAGAA GAACCCACTGAAGTTCACCGTTGAGGGAAATGATGACATCAAGTTGTTTCCTGAGGATGATGAACCAGTCAATATTTTGAACATCAAGAGAGGTCTAATCTCTGCTCTGGCAGTGCCTCTGCTAGAGGAGGAAAGAAACAGAAGAATG CCAACTATCTACGGTATGTGCAAGACAGGGTACACCGTGAACGCCAGAGAGAACATTGCCACCCAGGTCACCCTCAACAGAGATCTGTCTAAATGTGACAATTTTAGGCCCATCAAGGACCACACCAGTCCCCTGGCCTTTATCACAGG ACAGCACTACCCACTTGCTCAGCTCATCACAAGCAGCCAAACCTGCAACTACAAGTTTGATAATGCACAGAAACATATGACCTTTGCTTCCTGTACTGAAAACCACATGCTTGTGCCTTTCTCTTACAA AGTACAGTATGGAGTTACTAATGTAGGAAAACAAGTCTTGACTCTGGTGGGAGTGTCTGTGCACAATGACAGAATCTTTGAGCATG ATGAAGCCAACATGAAGACACTGCACCTCGATGGAAGCATTGACTCAGTCCATCCAATTGAGGATAAAGAGGTCATGCTGTCAGTTCTAAGGGAACTGGATGGCCTTTCTGAGACCAACAATGGACACAACAGAGCCTACCTAGCTCACAAGCTCATTGCTACAATCCGCAAAATGAATGCTGATAGCCTGAGCACTGCTCTACCAGAGGCCCTTGAGATTTCTCGCTCCCTGGTGTACCAGGCGTTGTTCCAGTGTGGCACGCCAGAATGTACCACTGCCATCTTGCAGGTTCTCAGAACGTTTGACCGTTCCTCAGTAGAAATTGATGCTGCAGCATATGCCATGGGAATGGTTCCCAACCCATCCAGAAGCCTTGTTATGGAAATGTTGAAGGTGGCCAAGTTCAAGGATAGCAAGCCCATCTACTATGCTCTCAGCAATGCTGTCAGGAG ACTCTATGAAGCTGAAGGAAGAGTCACCCCTGAGATTCAGGGAGTTGCCAATTACGCCCTTGAACAGATCAGTGACTGCACAGGCGATCAGGAACATATGTACCTGGCCCTGAGG GTCATTGGAAACATGGCTTCTGCCGTTGGAGCCGCAAGCCCTGCTCTGAAATCAGCAATTATCCAGTGCATAAACCAACCTGCTGCATCCCCTGAGGTCCAGCAAGCTGCTGTTCAAGCTTTTAGACTCACTTCTGTCCCTGATGAG GGCAGAGAGGTGTTAATGAAGGTCATTTTTGATTCAGCCGCTCCCATACAGAAGCGTGTTGCTGCATATCTCATTGTGATGAAAGACCCTCAGCCCTCTGAACTGGCTCAGCTGGTTGCTGCTCTGCCTAAAAATTGTCAGGCTATGAGCTTTGTTAACTCACATTTTATCAACATCCTGAGCTCCACAGCATCTGAGACTAAGGA ACTTAGAGAGAAGATTCTCAATACCCTTCAAGGGAATAAGATCAGAAATTCCACAGATCCAACAAAGTACTCTCGCAATTACAAAATTGGCTCTCTAGAAGGAAATGTGATCTTTGAGTCTGAAGAACTTCTGCCCAATGAAGTCATCCTGGAGATGACTCTGAATGCTTTTGGATATGACATAGACATGTTTGAG ATCGGGTTGAATGGTAAAGGACTGGAACCCACCGTTGATGCCCTAATCGGCATTGATGGATTCTTCCATGACACCATGCAGAAGACCATTAACTATGCAGCTGATAAAGTGCCCAGGGGCAATGACATTATGCAGAGCATGTTCCCAACCCTATGGGATAACATAAAAATGCAACAG GCCCCTCAAAGCATCGTCAAGGAAATAATGAATAATGTTAACAAGCTCATCCAGAAACTGAAGGTTCAGGATAACCCAGAAGCTATGATCTACCTGAGACTTCTGGGGGCTGAAATAGGCTATCTCAACACCAAGGATATGGAAGACATGGCCTACTCTGCTACCTTGCTGACTAATAGACTCTTAAATATGTTCCCAGTTGAT TTCATAAGGAACCTTTACTCGAGTGTCAACAACAACCTTTTTCTTCACTATGTCTTCATGGACAATGAGTTTTATCTACCTACTGGTACCGGAATTCCATTTAGACTTGCCCTGTCTGGTACTTTTGCTCCAGGAGTGAAAGGAGGACTGAAAATTGCCCCTGATATG AGCGAGATGGCTTTCATGCCATCTGTTGGTGTGGAGTTTGTGACTGAGGTTGGAGCTCTCTTACCTGACTATGTTGAGTCTGGCCTGGAGATGCATACTAACATCTACCATGAGAGCGGCCTGAAAGTAAGGGTTGCTGTAACCAAAAAGCAGCTGAAGTTGACCTTTCCCACACCCCAAGCTCCATCAAAACTCATCAGTGTGACATAA
- the LOC132091714 gene encoding apolipoprotein B-100-like, whose protein sequence is MKDAMLQVQLLIPHFQTDAKVTAQLKHAEGLTVELESDLRLPETTSSIQKVILKYDAEKIEAEVTSDVSTEIHNNIHIDAIKATVSDLLDQQIGMSDMKIRDALIQSLEASNAYLEQFATNIPYIQGIRIPAFPEFTVPKKLFLKAEGSAKYKFGQNYYTISIPIPLGGKSSGDFNFPAALNTPKLEVPQLGLEVASISIPLPEVFVPESLSVSLPHLAKAEVSSKLSSNFYNMEATASAGRELVEKPSYSAMFEVIGTSPVDLLSFKVEGSALVEDTPGEYLRAEMKSFLDHKLIEASVNYVEEMTTAEKIKFKSSSKIEANSPLDLKISLEHTGQFGVNKDEISGDGNLMGSIKAGPLNGTVALRQSLILLPFKPEAKIDSSLKVNSEHFQAENTIEAVFTNGELTVISKTTALENTLMHDAEVTYTGSLLALKSDTRAKILSLNIRNVAEASASPDLVNIKIDTNADLFAGVENHIHSQFIATLDANGLDVKSDASANLTEQTASHKCSLSLTRDGLTTSGTTSLESSLVPLTLENKFSGALDTSKLSLSAETKGKFDEMIIKNTNSLSGSLSSVAFNSIMDVKDDVVTYKHDISIQIEPYSTSVTIHNNLHVLDITVVNDVQFKAHPFTADLNGRWKLFSGDDELKQTYEMKYQDLVFTAKCGSTGKLMGSHMSHNTEIEVAGLSVTFSSDALLNSEYLRFNGNFHATAVPFRFSVDAMANTDGDLHLYGKQSAQVYTKFLMKAEPLALAHSHECKVSTAHNLDNGLSIEINLDNKIDTVLTPSKQQATMRLKSKVNNHLFNQDVSTYINPERLGVEASGSIITNLFNRVDADNQDHFFSAFLKYDKNTNSLPLIQTFPVDLQHIKMTILRIAEAMQYYINREDIIAEIQNLAKYISALIHPIRL, encoded by the exons ATGAAGGATGCCATGCTGCAGGTTCAGCTGCTCATTCCTCATTTTCAGACTGATGCTAAAGTAACTGCACAACTGAAACATGCTGAGGGCCTCACAGTAGAGCTTGAGAGTGACCTTAGGCTCCCTGAGACAACCTCCTCTATTCAGAAAGTCATTCTGAAATATG ATGCGGAGAAGATTGAGGCTGAGGTCACTTCTGATGTCAGCACCGAGATTCACAACAATATTCATATTGATGCCATCAAAGCCACAGTCAGTGACCTGCTTGACCAGCAGATTGGAATGTCTGACATGAAGATCCGTGATGCCTTGATCCAATCACTTGag GCCTCAAATGCCTACCTGGAACAATTTGCCACCAACATCCCATATATCCAGGGCATTAGGATTCCTGCCTTCCCAGAATTCACTGTCCCCAAGAAGCTGTTCCTGAAGGC tgaggGTTCTGCTAAATACAAGTTTGGCCAGAATTATTATACCATCTCCATTCCTATTCCTCTTGGTGGGAAATCTTCTGGAGATTTCAACTTCCCTGCTGCCTTGAATACACCAAAGCTGGAAGTACCTCAGCTTGGCCTGGAAGTTGCTTCCATTAGCATTCCTCTTCCAGAGGTCTTTGTTCCTGAGAGTCTGTCTGTGTCACTGCCTCACTTGGCAAAAGCAGAGGTGTCCAGCAAGCTGAGCAGCAACTTCTACAACATGGAGGCAACAGCTTCTGCTGGCAGGGAACTTGTTGAGAAACCAAGCTATTCTGCCATGTTTGAAGTCATTGGAACTAGCCCAGTGGATCTCCTCTCCTTCAAAGTGGAAG GATCTGCTTTAGTGGAAGACACACCTGGGGAATATTTGAGGGCTGAGATGAAATCCTTTCTTGATCACAAGCTAATTGAAGCCAGTGTTAATTATGTTGAGGAAATGACAACTGCCGAAAAAATCAAATTTAAGTCAAGCAGTAAGATTGAGGCAAACAGTCCCTTGGATTTGAAGATTTCATTGGAACACACAGGCCAGTTTGGAGTCAATAAGGATGAGATCTCCGGAGACGGTAATCTGATGGGCTCCATCAAGGCTGGCCCTCTGAATGGAACAGTTGCTCTCAGGCAGTCACTTATCCTACTCCCATTTAAGCCAGAAGCGAAAATTGATTCCTCTCTGAAAGTAAACTCAGAACATTTCCAGGCAGAGAATACAATTGAAGCAGTTTTTACCAATGGAGAGCTCACTGTTATATCAAAAACTACTGCATTAGAGAACACTCTGATGCATGATGCTGAAGTTACCTATACAGGGTCTCTACTTGCTCTGAAGTCAGATACAAGGGCAAAAATTCTCAGTCTGAACATCCGAAATGTAGCTGAGGCTAGTGCTAGTCCTGATTTGGTCAACATTAAGATTGACACTAATGCCGATCTGTTTGCTGGGGTTGAAAATCATATCCATTCCCAGTTTATAGCAACACTGGATGCCAATGGACTGGATGTAAAAAGTGATGCCTCCGCAAATCTGACCGAACAGACAGCTTCCCACAAGTGCAGCCTATCTCTGACCAGGGATGGCCTGACCACGAGTGGCACAACTTCACTGGAAAGCTCTCTCGTCCCTTTGACACTTGAGAACAAATTCAGTGGAGCCCTTGACACTTCAAAGCTTTCCTTGTCAGCTGAGACGAAGGGTAAGTTTGAtgaaatgataattaaaaatacaaattctctGTCTGGATCTCTGTCCTCGGTAGCATTCAATTCTATAATGGATGTTAAAGATGATGTTGTAACTTATAAGCATGACATCTCCATTCAGATTGAACCATATAGTACTTCAGTGACAATCCACAATAATCTGCATGTTCTGGACATCACTGTGGTTAATGATGTCCAGTTTAAGGCACATCCATTCACAGCTGACTTGAATGGCAGATGGAAGCTTTTCTCTGGTGATGATGAACTGAAGCAGACATACGAGATGAAATATCAAGATCTGGTTTTCACTGCCAAGTGTGGTTCTACTGGAAAACTTATGGGATCTCACATGAGCCACAACACAGAAATCGAGGTTGCTGGACTTTCAGTCACATTCAGCAGTGATGCACTTTTAAATTCAGAGTACTTACGCTTCAATGGTAACTTTCATGCCACTGCTGTTCCCTTCAGATTCAGTGTTGATGCCATGGCCAATACAGATGGTGATTTGCATCTGTATGGAAAACAAAGCGCACAAGTTTACACAAAATTTCTTATGAAggcagaaccactggctcttgcACACTCACACGAATGCAAAGTCTCAACAGCTCACAATTTGGACAATGGTCTATCAATTGAAATCAACCTCGATAATAAGATTGATACTGTGCTGACACCATCTAAGCAGCAGGCCACAATGAGACTGAAATCTAAAGTCAACAACCATTTGTTTAACCAAGATGTGAGTACTTACATCAACCCTGAAAGACTTGGAGTAGAAGCGTCTGGATCCATCATCACAAACCTCTTCAACAGAGTTGATGCTGACAACCAAGACCACTTTTTCTCAGCCTtcctaaaatatgataaaaacacTAACAGCCTGCCATTGATTCAGACATTTCCTGTGGACCTGCAACAtatcaaaatgacaattttaaggATTGCTGAGGCCATGCAGTATTATATAAACAGAGAAGACATCATTGCAGAGATTCAGAACCTAGCTAAGTACATAAGTGCTCTGATTCACCCGATTCGATTGTGA